The Aquicella siphonis DNA segment GAAAGTTAACTGACTATGCCATGCTCATCATGAGCCAGATGGCGAAAGACCCAGGCACTATATTAAGCGCCGCTTTTCTGGCGGAAACGCTGCATCTTACCCCGCCAACAGTGAGTAAAGTCTTGAAAATGCTGTCCGACGCCTGCCTCGTGAATTCCCTGCGCGGCGCGGAAGGCGGTTATCGTCTGGCGCGGCCCGCGGCGGAGATTTCTGTGGCGGATGTCATCGCCGCCATGGAAGGAGAATTGGCCATGACGGAATGTTGTGAAAGCAGCGGATTATGCGCGATCGATTCCCTCTGCGCCATGCGAGAAAACTGGCGAAAAATCAATAAAATGGTCCATGCGTTGCTGTCCAGATTTACTATACTTGATATGACGGGACCATTATTTATCAAAAACATTACTGAATACACGAGCGCAGGGTTGTCCGATGGCAAATAAGCTCATAAAAGAAGTGGTAAATCAGCAGTATCCATATGGTTTTGTGACCCAGATAGAATCAGACACCATTCCGCCGGGTTTGACGGAAGATATTATTCGTTTGATATCCGCCAAGAAAAACGAGCCCGCTTTCATGCTGGAATGGCGCATGAACGCATTCCGGCACTGGCAAACGCTGTCGCCGCCAACGTGGGCGCATGTGCATTATCAACCCATTGATTACCAGGATATTATTTATTATTCCGCCCCTAAATCAGCCGAATCGGGTCCCAAAAGCCTGGATGAAGTGGATCCCAAGCTTTTGGAAACCTATAAAAAGCTGGGAATTCCACTGCACGAACAAAGCCGGCTGGCCGGCGTCGCGGTGGATGCCGTATTCGATAGTATTTCCGTGGCAACCACTTTCAAAGCCAGACTAGCTGAAGCCGGAGTCATTTTTTGTCCTTTTTCCGAAGCCGTGCTGAAATACCCTGAACTGGTGGAAAAATACCTGGGT contains these protein-coding regions:
- a CDS encoding SUF system Fe-S cluster assembly regulator, with product MLRIGKLTDYAMLIMSQMAKDPGTILSAAFLAETLHLTPPTVSKVLKMLSDACLVNSLRGAEGGYRLARPAAEISVADVIAAMEGELAMTECCESSGLCAIDSLCAMRENWRKINKMVHALLSRFTILDMTGPLFIKNITEYTSAGLSDGK